The following coding sequences lie in one Arachis hypogaea cultivar Tifrunner chromosome 9, arahy.Tifrunner.gnm2.J5K5, whole genome shotgun sequence genomic window:
- the LOC140175098 gene encoding putative pentatricopeptide repeat-containing protein At1g17630, with product MTDQDCVMRPMHCLCRWRKPNVISWSAVICGFASKGRCQDSLELFRQMQLFFCRVIANCVTISSVLSVCAELAALNVGRELHGYATRTQMDDNILVGNGLINMYMKCGGFKEGHLVFDDIKGRDIISWNSLIGGYEIHGLDEAGMKPDNVSFVAVLSACSQ from the exons ATGACAGACCAG GATTGTGTGATGAGGCCTATGCATTGTTTATGCAGATGGAGAAAGCCTAACGTCATAAGTTGGAGTGCAGTAATCTGTGGCTTTGCTTCTAAGGGCCGTTGTCAGGATTCACTTGAACTTTTTAGGCAAATGCAGCTTTTTTTTTGCAGAGTAATCGCCAATTGTGTGACGATTTCCAGTGTTTTATCAGTTTGTGCAGAGTTAGCAGCATTGAATGTTGGCAGGGAGCTCCATGGTTATGCTACTAGGACTCAGATGGATGACAATATTTTGGTGGGAAATGGTCTGATTAACATGTATATGAAGTGTGGTGGTTTCAAGGAAGGGCATTTGGTATTTGATGATATTAAGGGTAGAGATATAATCTCATGGAATTCATTGATTGGTGGTTATGAAATCCATGGACTTGATGAAGCTGGAATGAAGCCAGATAACGTTTCTTTTGTTGCTGTTCTATCCGCTTGCAGCCAGTGA